The proteins below come from a single bacterium genomic window:
- a CDS encoding deoxynucleoside kinase has translation MAAPRPDALARDDVPFYLSISGNIGVGKSTVCAMMGEALGWPAYYEPVADNPYLEDYYRDMPRWAFHLQIYFLSKRFEVQKDIIERGTSAVQDRTIYEDVEIFAPVLHRRGAMNTRDYENYREVFQNMISFLRPPDLVLYLRCTPDVAMARIGARGRDCEKTIPRDFIVALHEAYEDWVPRARGICPVRVIDTERVNLRDDHAAQAALLDDIRALHAAKRDRAEREAVR, from the coding sequence ATGGCCGCACCGCGACCGGACGCCCTCGCCCGCGACGACGTGCCGTTCTACCTTTCCATCTCGGGCAACATCGGCGTCGGCAAGTCCACCGTCTGCGCCATGATGGGCGAGGCGCTGGGCTGGCCCGCCTACTACGAGCCGGTCGCCGACAACCCCTACCTCGAGGACTACTACCGGGACATGCCCCGCTGGGCGTTCCACCTGCAGATCTACTTCCTGAGCAAGCGGTTCGAGGTCCAGAAGGACATCATCGAGCGGGGCACCTCGGCGGTGCAGGACCGCACCATCTACGAGGACGTCGAGATCTTCGCCCCGGTGCTGCACCGGCGCGGCGCCATGAACACGCGCGACTACGAGAACTACCGCGAGGTCTTCCAGAACATGATCTCCTTCCTGCGGCCGCCGGACCTGGTGCTCTACCTGCGCTGCACGCCGGACGTGGCCATGGCCCGCATCGGCGCGCGCGGCCGCGACTGCGAGAAGACGATCCCCCGCGACTTCATCGTCGCGCTGCACGAGGCCTACGAGGACTGGGTGCCGCGGGCCCGCGGGATCTGCCCGGTGCGGGTGATCGACACCGAGCGGGTCAACCTGCGCGACGACCACGCCGCCCAGGCCGCGCTGCTCGACGACATCCGCGCCCTGCATGCGGCCAAGCGCGACCGCGCGGAACGGGAGGCGGTACGATGA